A single Nicotiana tabacum cultivar K326 chromosome 5, ASM71507v2, whole genome shotgun sequence DNA region contains:
- the LOC107774065 gene encoding uncharacterized protein LOC107774065, producing the protein MFFVGAVNAKGVEIGAILISPTDQHYPATARLRFFCTNNTVEYEACIMGMNMAIDQDVEELLIMGDSDLIIRQAQGEWETRDIKLIPYRQHVEELGKRFKSIEFRYIPRCHNELADALATLASMLSLPGNAYIDPLEIQIRERHGYCNTVETTPNTQPWYHDIKRFLKMQEYPEQASGDQKRTIRRHTSGFFMSGDVLYKRTPELNLLRCVDVEEAGRIMHEIHAGVCGPHMNGHILAKKILQAGYYWMTMEKDCFSFVRKCHQCQVHGDLIHAPPTKLHPMSAPWPFVVWGMDVIGPIEPKASNGHRCILVAIH; encoded by the coding sequence atgttcttcgttggagcggtaaacgcaaaaggtgtcgaaattggggcaatcttgatctcgcCCACCGATCAGCATTACCCGGCCACCGCTAGGCTtcggtttttctgcacaaacaacactgtcgagtacgaagcttgcattatgggcatgaacatggcaatcgaccaagatgttgAAGAactgttaatcatgggagactcagatttgattatccgacaagctcaaggagaatgggaaacccgagacatcaagcttattccttataggcaacatgtggaagaactTGGCAAacgattcaagtcaatagagttcaggtacattcctcgcTGCCACAATGAACTAGCTGATGCACTTGCCACTTTAGCCTCAATGCTGTCGTTGCCAGGCAATGCCTACATTGACCCATTAGAAATCCAAATTcgggaaaggcatggttattgtaatacGGTTGAAACAACACCAAATAcccaaccatggtatcatgacatcaaaaggtttttgaaaatgcaagaatatcccgagcaagccagtggagaccaaaagagaaccattaggcggcacaCGAGTGGTTTCTTTATGAGTGGTGATgtcttgtacaagagaactccggAACTCAACTTGTTGAGATGCGTTGACGTGgaagaggctggaagaatcatgcatgagaTACACGCGGGAGtatgcggaccccacatgaacggacatattttagcaaagaaaatccttcaagcgggctattactggatgaccatggaaaaggattgtttCAGCTTTgtccgaaagtgtcatcagtgtcaggtgcacggtgatttgattcatgcacctcccacaaaactgcatcccatgtcagcaccttggccatttgttgtttggggtatggacgtcattgggccaatcgagccaaaagcctcaaatgggcacagatgCATACTAGTTGCCATTCACTAA